The Chthoniobacterales bacterium genome includes the window GGATCGCGCGCTACGTCGCGCGATGGAGGCGACTCTCATCGCGCGACGTAGCGCGCGATCCACCTGTATAAATCGTCGCAATTCCTCCCATCAGCGGCTCAGCGGTCGCGTCGGTGAATCCATTTTGCTCAATCAACTCCAGCATCGCCGGACCACTCGGAAATTTCTCGATCGAGCCGCCGAGATAATCATACGCGGCTTTTTGGCCGGTCACGACAGAGGCAAGGAGCGGCAGACAGCGATGCAAATAGAAACGATATGCGGGGCGAAGAGCGCCTATTGGAATGGAAAAATCGAGAACGAGGAGATGGCCGCCCGGTCGCAGAACCCGCGCCATTTCCGCCAGAGCGCGGTCCCAATCCGCCATGTTGCGCAATCCGAACGCGACCGTGACCGCATCGAATGACGCGCTCTCGAATGGCAATTGCAGGGCGTCTGCCACTACGGTGTTGGCCACGCTCTTTCTTCGCGCGACCTCCAGCATGTCCGGCGAGAAATCGGCGGCCACGATCTTTGTTTCCGGCAACTGGCGTTGAATCGCCAGAGCCAGATCGCCGCTGCCGGTGGCCAGATCGAGAAGATCGCGTGGCTTCCAGTCGCTCACGATTTTGGCTGCCCGGCGCCGCCACAAAAAGTCGGCGCCGCCGCTGAGCAGATGATTCGCGAGATCGTAGCGCCGCGCGATTCGGTCGAACATCGCGCGCACGGACTCGGGATCGCGCGAAACGTCAGCTTGGCCGGCAGTCACTCCAAAGGCGGCTCGAAGTGGTCTTCGTCCCGCGGAACGAGGTGATTTTTCTCGATGATCCGCGCGCAGGTGTTCCAGCGCAGAAGCGCGTCGTCATTCCCGGCGGGGCGCAACGCTTCCGCTTTCTCAAACCAGCCCATTGCTTCGCGAAAGCCATCGTGGGCGTGGAACCTCGATCCGGGAGTCCCCTGGGCGAGCTTCGCCTTGGCGCGGCGCTCGGCGAGAATACCGGCATAATACGTCCGTTCATAGTCGCCTTTTACGCGGGACAACAATTCCTTCGCCTGCGTATCGCTGACTCCGTATCCCTTTCCAAAACGATCCGTGATCGCGAGCAGGAGCGTGATCAGGGCCGTCTGGTTGCCGGGATCCGCGTGCAGGACATCAAGGCAAATGCTCTCGGCCTCGCCCGGTTCATTGAGCAACCGGTAGCGCTCGGCTTTTTCCAGCGCCGCCGGGATCGCCTCCCGCGAAAGTGGTTTCAAATCAGACATCGCTCAGCGGTTCTACTTTAGTTTCTTCCAGATCCAACCCAGCGGATCGTAGTGATCATCGACCACTCGCTCCTTCAACGGAATGATCCCGTTGTCGGTGATGTGAATCTCCTCGGGACAAACCTTCGTGCAACATTTCGTGATGTTGCAGTAACCGATGCCGTGCGCCTTCCGCAATTCCTCGAGGCGATCCTCGGTGTCGAGTGGATGCATCTCGAGCGCGGCCGTGTAAATCAGGAAACGCGGGCCGATGAATTCCTCGTGCTTCCGGTGATCGCGCAGGACGTGGCAAACGTCCTGGCACAGGAAGCACTCGATGCATTTCCGGAATTCCTGGACGCGATCGATGTCTTCCTGCGCCATGCGCCAGGTGCCGTCGGCGGCATCCGGCGGGCGCGGTTTGAAGGGCTTGATTTTTTTCTTCACCCGAAAATTCCAGGACACATCGGTGATCAGGTCTTTCTTGATCGGGAACGACTTGATCGGCTCGATCGTGACCGGCTTGTCGAGGGGGAGATCGTTGAGGCGCGACATGCACATCAATTTCGGGATGCCATTTACCTCGGCGGAACAGGAGCCGCACTTGCCGGCCTTGCAATTCCATCGGCAGGCCAGGTCGTTCGCCTGTTTCGCCTGGATGTCGTGAACGGCATCGAGCACCACCATGCCTTCGGAAACTTCCGTTGTGTAATCCTCGAAGGCGCCGCCGCTCGCGTCGCCTCGCCAGATCTTGAAAGTGGCTTGCACAGGAAAAAATTAACCGCGGATTACGCGGATACCACGGATGAATTTCGGGACATCCGCGTCATCCGAGTAATCCGCGGTAAAAGTGCTCCCTTTTCTGCTCATTTCATCTCCTCGATCACCTGCCGGAGATAATCCGGCATTTCGGGCAGCGGCTCCAGCCGAACTTCCATGGTGCCGTCAGCGCCCTGGCGCGTAATCGTGTTCACTTTCGAGAACCGTTCGTCCTTGTCCGGAAAATCTTCGCGAAATTGCGCACCGCGACTTTCCTTGCGCTCCAACGCGGCCCGCGTGACGGCCTCCGAGACGGTCAGCAGATTCTTCAAGTCGAGCGCGGTGTGCCAGCCGGGATTGAATTCCCGGTTAGCCTGGGCGGAGACTTTGGCGGCGCGTTCCCAGAGCTTTTGTAATCCAGCCAGCGCCTTCTGCATTTCCTCCTCGTTTCGGACGATGCCGACGAGTTCCTGCATCATCTCCTGCAAATCATGCTGGACCTGGTACGGGCTCTCCCCGGTGCGCTCGAATGGCTCCAGCGCCTGCCGAGCCGTCTCTTCCAGCGCTGCGTTATCAACCGCGCCTAATGAATTTTCCTTCGCGAATTTCGCGGCGTGTTCGCCCGCGCGTTTCCCAAAAACGAGCAGGTCCGAGAGCGAATTTCCGCCGAGACGATTCGCGCCGTTGATCCCGGCCGCGCATTCGCCGCAAGCGAACAATCCGGGCACCCGGGACATTTGGGTATCCGGATCGACGCGAATGCCGCCCATGACGTAGTGGGTCGTCGGGCCCACTTCCATCGGTTCCTGGGTGATGTCGATGTCGGCCAGTTGTTTGAACTGGTGATACATGCTCGGCAGCTTGCGCTTGATGTAATCCTCGCCGTTCGAGAGTTTTTTCTTGATCCAGGCGATGTCGAGAAACACCCCGCCGTGCGGACTCCCCCGCCCCGCCTTGATCTCGCGCACGATGCAGCGCGCCACGTGATCGCGCGTGAGCAACTCGGGCGGCCGGCGCGCATTCTTGTCCCCCTGGCAATAGCGCCAGCCTTCCTCTTCGCTGTCGGCGGTCTGCGATTTGTAGTTGTCCGGGATGTCTTCAAACATGAAGCGCTTCCCTTCCTTGTTCGTCAGGATCCCACCTTCGCCGCGCACACCTTCGGTCA containing:
- the ubiE gene encoding bifunctional demethylmenaquinone methyltransferase/2-methoxy-6-polyprenyl-1,4-benzoquinol methylase UbiE; translated protein: MTAGQADVSRDPESVRAMFDRIARRYDLANHLLSGGADFLWRRRAAKIVSDWKPRDLLDLATGSGDLALAIQRQLPETKIVAADFSPDMLEVARRKSVANTVVADALQLPFESASFDAVTVAFGLRNMADWDRALAEMARVLRPGGHLLVLDFSIPIGALRPAYRFYLHRCLPLLASVVTGQKAAYDYLGGSIEKFPSGPAMLELIEQNGFTDATAEPLMGGIATIYTGGSRATSRDESRLHRAT
- a CDS encoding fumarate reductase/succinate dehydrogenase flavoprotein subunit, which codes for MTEYETFQHDVLVIGAGGAGLRAAIEASAAGVSVGLVCKSLLGKAHTVMAEGGIAAALANVDDRDNWRVHFADTMRGGQYVNNWRMAELHAKEAPDRVRELEAWGAVFDRTKDGRILQRNFGGHRYPRLAHVGDRTGLEMIRTLQDHGVHQGIDVHMERTILSLLKEDDRVVGAFGYDRERGRFLIFRAKAVVLATGGIGRAYKITSNSWEYTGDGHSLGYQAGAELIDMEFIQFHPTGMVWPPSVRGILVTEGVRGEGGILTNKEGKRFMFEDIPDNYKSQTADSEEEGWRYCQGDKNARRPPELLTRDHVARCIVREIKAGRGSPHGGVFLDIAWIKKKLSNGEDYIKRKLPSMYHQFKQLADIDITQEPMEVGPTTHYVMGGIRVDPDTQMSRVPGLFACGECAAGINGANRLGGNSLSDLLVFGKRAGEHAAKFAKENSLGAVDNAALEETARQALEPFERTGESPYQVQHDLQEMMQELVGIVRNEEEMQKALAGLQKLWERAAKVSAQANREFNPGWHTALDLKNLLTVSEAVTRAALERKESRGAQFREDFPDKDERFSKVNTITRQGADGTMEVRLEPLPEMPDYLRQVIEEMK
- a CDS encoding succinate dehydrogenase/fumarate reductase iron-sulfur subunit; this translates as MQATFKIWRGDASGGAFEDYTTEVSEGMVVLDAVHDIQAKQANDLACRWNCKAGKCGSCSAEVNGIPKLMCMSRLNDLPLDKPVTIEPIKSFPIKKDLITDVSWNFRVKKKIKPFKPRPPDAADGTWRMAQEDIDRVQEFRKCIECFLCQDVCHVLRDHRKHEEFIGPRFLIYTAALEMHPLDTEDRLEELRKAHGIGYCNITKCCTKVCPEEIHITDNGIIPLKERVVDDHYDPLGWIWKKLK